The genomic region GGTGCAAACCCTGCATCAAAGCAATGCCCAAGCTCGAAGAAATCCACGCCAAATACGCCGACAGAGGACTCACCGTTCTCGGCGTAAACGAAGATGGACCCCGTGGTCAAAACCGCATTCGCCCATTTTTGCGAGGGCGCAACATCACATTCCCAATCGCCATCGACGCCGATGGATCGGTTATGCAACGCCTGCAAGTCCGCGCGCTCCCCACCACAATTCTCATTGCTCCAGATAGGGAAATTGTATTGCGAGAGGCCGGTTTATCCGATGGGAAAGCCATCATCGACGCATTAGAGATCCTATTACCCGAAAAGGAAGCATCAGAAAAAAAAGAAGCATCAGAAAAAAAGGAAACCCCAGATGAAAGCAAGTAGCCTGCTCCTCGTCCTGCTCTTCACCGTCCCCATTT from Gemmatimonadota bacterium harbors:
- a CDS encoding TlpA disulfide reductase family protein, whose amino-acid sequence is MKKLLALSLCLLMASSARATEAPDFNLPGLSGERVQLTTLLEKGPVLLDFWATWCKPCIKAMPKLEEIHAKYADRGLTVLGVNEDGPRGQNRIRPFLRGRNITFPIAIDADGSVMQRLQVRALPTTILIAPDREIVLREAGLSDGKAIIDALEILLPEKEASEKKEASEKKETPDESK